A genomic segment from Spinacia oleracea cultivar Varoflay chromosome 3, BTI_SOV_V1, whole genome shotgun sequence encodes:
- the LOC110790308 gene encoding uncharacterized protein isoform X2 — protein sequence MPQDLPGLYFDPDKNRYFPIKGRIPGSSSKPKPLPPQNPVSSPTQVPSKPKKDTKISKLLQCRELHGKIVEFSDRNGSFQEECKKKLASKPKIWKYQDVEKDADSSLALMNITVETPEGQCAANALLTGGMNGSLSLYDVGDIGQHFSNGFNTAAEFVWPEQDDSGTDQSLKDIWKFNGTTLVLPSSISSISIPRKEYFGADKNSSVLQRALITTLGSDISGGALYTLDLANPVVLSSNAADIGRLRKHVSLNCTIWGAEISQTGHKAVVGTSLGATLVDLESGASETLCRSMSDVLSVQFIQSGNVALCGLRKGAIVTVDVRQRQRHLARHSFVHPSDNSKRPGQKTTKKFVINLYDHRLTKRGPVQSYEGHVNSHSHIQLATDASERFLMSGGEDCKVRIWSIRSGEMLFEEKLSSYVPVAACWRGSTEPISKQQSSEEFLGAQTHSWDAWLGSAEGLLRMQFRL from the exons ATGCCACAAG ATTTACCAGGGTTGTATTTCGACCCAGATAAGAACAGATACTTCCCAATTAAGGGTCGTATTCCTGGTTCTTCCAGTAAACCTAAACCACTTCCACCTCAAAACCCAGTTTCATCACCTACCCAG GTGCCAAGCAAGCCTAAGAAGGATACTAAAATTTCTAAGCTGCTTCAATGTAGGGAGTTGCATGGTAAAATTGTTGAATTTAGTGATCGGAATGGTAGCTTTCAAGAGGAATGCAAAAAGAAGTTGGCCTCTAAACCAAAG ATATGGAAATATCAGGATGTAGAGAAGGATGCTGATTCTTCTTTGGCCCTAATGAACATTACTGTTGAGACACCAGAGGGCCAATGTGCTGCAAATGCTTTACTAACAGGGGGTATGAATGGTTCCTTGAG TCTGTATGATGTTGGAGATATTGGACAACATTTCAGTAACGGTTTCAACACTGCTGCAGAGTTTGTGTGGCCTGAGCAAGATGACTCTGGCACAGACCAGTCACTTAAAGATATTTGGAAATTCAATGGAACCACATTGGTTTTGCCATCAAGTATATCTTCTATAAGTATACCCAGAAAAGAGTACTTTGGGGCAGATAAAAACAGTTCAGTTCTGCAACGTGCGCT GATTACAACATTGGGGTCAGACATATCTGGTGGTGCACTTTATACTCTAGATCTTGCTAATCCTGTGGTTTTAAGTTCAAATGCTGCTGACATTGGGAGATTGCGCAAACATGTTTCGCTCAATTGTACTATATGGGGGGCAGAGATCAGTCAAACTGGTCATAAAGCTGTTGTTG GCACCAGCCTGGGAGCTACATTGGTGGATTTGGAGAGTGGAGCATCAGAAACGTTATGCCGTAGTATGAGTGACGTGTTATCAGTGCAATTTATTCAGTCG GGGAATGTTGCTCTTTGTGGACTAAGAAAAGGAGCAATAGTAACAGTTGATGTCCGGCAACGGCAACGGCATCTTGCTCGTCATAGTTTTGTGCACCCGTCCGATAATTCAAAAAGACCTGGTCAGAAAACGACTAAAAAGTTTGTG ATAAATCTATATGATCATCGACTGACTAAGCGAGGGCCTGTACAATCTTATGAAGGTCATGTGAACTCCCACAGTCATATACAGCTAGCAACTGATGCAAGTGAGAGGTTTCTTATGTCAG GAGGCGAGGACTGCAAAGTGCGCATATGGAGTATCAGATCAGGTGAAATGCTGTTCGAGGAGAAACTATCGAGTTATGTTCCGGTGGCAGCTTGCTGGCGAGGAAGCACAG AACCAATTAGTAAGCAGCAGAGTTCAGAAGAATTTCTGGGTGCACAAACTCACAGTTGGGATGCATGGCTGGGATCAGCAGAAGGATTGCTTCGTATGCAATTTCGCTTGTAG
- the LOC110790308 gene encoding uncharacterized protein isoform X1 — MPQDLPGLYFDPDKNRYFPIKGRIPGSSSKPKPLPPQNPVSSPTQVPSKPKKDTKISKLLQCRELHGKIVEFSDRNGSFQEECKKKLASKPKIWKYQDVEKDADSSLALMNITVETPEGQCAANALLTGGMNGSLSLYDVGDIGQHFSNGFNTAAEFVWPEQDDSGTDQSLKDIWKFNGTTLVLPSSISSISIPRKEYFGADKNSSVLQRALITTLGSDISGGALYTLDLANPVVLSSNAADIGRLRKHVSLNCTIWGAEISQTGHKAVVGTSLGATLVDLESGASETLCRSMSDVLSVQFIQSGNVALCGLRKGAIVTVDVRQRQRHLARHSFVHPSDNSKRPGQKTTKKFVLRGNIQPSCTVYMPSSICCLASLQMYDQYFLASSMDGSINLYDHRLTKRGPVQSYEGHVNSHSHIQLATDASERFLMSGGEDCKVRIWSIRSGEMLFEEKLSSYVPVAACWRGSTEPISKQQSSEEFLGAQTHSWDAWLGSAEGLLRMQFRL; from the exons ATGCCACAAG ATTTACCAGGGTTGTATTTCGACCCAGATAAGAACAGATACTTCCCAATTAAGGGTCGTATTCCTGGTTCTTCCAGTAAACCTAAACCACTTCCACCTCAAAACCCAGTTTCATCACCTACCCAG GTGCCAAGCAAGCCTAAGAAGGATACTAAAATTTCTAAGCTGCTTCAATGTAGGGAGTTGCATGGTAAAATTGTTGAATTTAGTGATCGGAATGGTAGCTTTCAAGAGGAATGCAAAAAGAAGTTGGCCTCTAAACCAAAG ATATGGAAATATCAGGATGTAGAGAAGGATGCTGATTCTTCTTTGGCCCTAATGAACATTACTGTTGAGACACCAGAGGGCCAATGTGCTGCAAATGCTTTACTAACAGGGGGTATGAATGGTTCCTTGAG TCTGTATGATGTTGGAGATATTGGACAACATTTCAGTAACGGTTTCAACACTGCTGCAGAGTTTGTGTGGCCTGAGCAAGATGACTCTGGCACAGACCAGTCACTTAAAGATATTTGGAAATTCAATGGAACCACATTGGTTTTGCCATCAAGTATATCTTCTATAAGTATACCCAGAAAAGAGTACTTTGGGGCAGATAAAAACAGTTCAGTTCTGCAACGTGCGCT GATTACAACATTGGGGTCAGACATATCTGGTGGTGCACTTTATACTCTAGATCTTGCTAATCCTGTGGTTTTAAGTTCAAATGCTGCTGACATTGGGAGATTGCGCAAACATGTTTCGCTCAATTGTACTATATGGGGGGCAGAGATCAGTCAAACTGGTCATAAAGCTGTTGTTG GCACCAGCCTGGGAGCTACATTGGTGGATTTGGAGAGTGGAGCATCAGAAACGTTATGCCGTAGTATGAGTGACGTGTTATCAGTGCAATTTATTCAGTCG GGGAATGTTGCTCTTTGTGGACTAAGAAAAGGAGCAATAGTAACAGTTGATGTCCGGCAACGGCAACGGCATCTTGCTCGTCATAGTTTTGTGCACCCGTCCGATAATTCAAAAAGACCTGGTCAGAAAACGACTAAAAAGTTTGTG CTTAGAGGAAATATACAACCTTCTTGTACAGTGTACATGCCTTCGTCAATATGCTG TTTGGCGTCACTTCAAATGTATGATCAATACTTTTTGGCAAGCTCAATGGATGGATCG ATAAATCTATATGATCATCGACTGACTAAGCGAGGGCCTGTACAATCTTATGAAGGTCATGTGAACTCCCACAGTCATATACAGCTAGCAACTGATGCAAGTGAGAGGTTTCTTATGTCAG GAGGCGAGGACTGCAAAGTGCGCATATGGAGTATCAGATCAGGTGAAATGCTGTTCGAGGAGAAACTATCGAGTTATGTTCCGGTGGCAGCTTGCTGGCGAGGAAGCACAG AACCAATTAGTAAGCAGCAGAGTTCAGAAGAATTTCTGGGTGCACAAACTCACAGTTGGGATGCATGGCTGGGATCAGCAGAAGGATTGCTTCGTATGCAATTTCGCTTGTAG